tcttccctcttcttcgtcgccggcgagggagaagatNtttctcttcccttttcttcgttgccggcgagggaggagatgcggcggcggcaaaccctctctctcttcctcttcccttttcctctccttcttcctcttcccacttcttcttcctctccttctttctcttccctcctcTTCGTCGCTAGCGAACCCAACCCCGCGTCGCCGCCGTTGTCCGCTCCAAtggcccgaagaggaagagaaagagaaggggaagaggatatttttggaggaatatatttgtgagggcaaaacagttatttcacaagaaaactgttaaaaaataaacagttcactAACGGATTTTAATCAGatggacatatctgcataacttaggattTTTGCATAGACAACTTatggaatttttattttgcagggatatttctacaattcactatatttgcagggacgtgtatgcaaataaccttttttttttttgctttttaggcCATGGCCATTGGTCTCTCTGAGCATCTTCTAATAGTAGTTTCTAGATACTCTTAATGAGTTTACTGGAGAAATCAATGAACTCATGATGAGAAACATAATTTATAAAGATTTGATTTGATAaggataaataatatttagtaaatctaatcaaatttaataaatagagattaacaatttttttttgaagtaattGATCTATTATGTAAAACAGTACCATAAAGAGTACAAACTTTCGTATGTgcattttgaaaaaataaatatttcggAGTAAACTCAAGTTTACTGGCTATCAACTTTATTGGGTGGGTTTAAGCATTTAATTAGGattgctttattttattttttttagataaactTCAGTggattcactttttttttttactttagtatcatataatttaaaatgtatcaatttatgacactgtaattttattttttcttttagttaaaataataaaaaaaaattatatgatacaaaagtaatatattttaaaccgcATGTTACTAAAGTACGAAAATTGTGAAATCTttggagtggtatttgaaggttttttttttttttttaatcaaaagttGATTTGGTAgtttggattaaaaattaaGGTGGCGTGAAATATTGGGCATGGGTGGTCCACAGCTCACATGGTGGAGCAGTTCTAGGCATTAATTTCTGTGGGGTTGGGGACCAGCAGGCGGTGGGCTGGCTGGTGGTGCATGCAAAGGCTAGACTGTACTTGGCCTGGCAGTGGGCCCCACTTTGGCACACAATTTGATGCTTTTGATTAAGCAGCGTTATACTAATCAAGGATTATTACATTTTACACCTAGCTTATAGAAATTTATGTTCACAATTAATTGTTTGTCACACATATGCAATGCAATGTATTTATGAGCCGTTTGGTTGGAGATAAATGCATCAATCACatgagtagggctagaatacttttataagtatcacccaagtgatagttgtgtgtttttagcccttggatggcgagatatgaggttgagatgatggtggtaggtggtggtaggtgatggtaggtggaatagtgtttgatccaagggctatttgtaatcaaaaagtagatccaatggctaaaaacgtgatagcaacatcgggatgatacttgtaaaagtatcctaaaTCAACTCTCAATCACATATCCATCCTGTTGTTTGCTGGGTGTTGGAGAGAGGGATGTAAttgtaaataattttgtttaattgcaagtagttgagaaaatatatttttaaaatttgattattttatatatatatatatatatggtgaagAGATTATCTTTAatgtaaaaaatgtattttatatGTAAAAGTAATTAGGGAGATAAGTTTatcttcttttaaaaaaattttacaaattgtTGCAGTTGAAATTACAGCCAGTTTAGACGTAANGAATGGGATGGGATGTGCAACACTAGTGAGTTGTGTTGATGAAGGATCGATGTAGCCTCTTTGTAATGggattctttttcttcttttttttttttcgggatCTTGCTGCCTCACTTTttgtagttaaatttatttgctgTGAATGAAGCAAATAATAACGTGTTGTCTTAGAAAACAATTACATCCACCAAACAAATCTTTAATAGATCAGCGTTGATTGTTCATGCCATGTATCTTTTCGTAATAAAAATAGGTTTTTTTAGGTGTAACCTAGCTAGGTTAATCTCATGAGATGAGAAcataactttaaaaaaaaaactatcaaaattttacactATCGAGGAATAGTTGTATAACTATACATAACTTCTCCCTAGCTTTTTATTTCAGACTTATTAATATAATCTTAGTTTGTTCAGATACAAAgagtcaaaaataataatagcaagAATAATTTTCTCCTACATTACCTGGATgaataaaagagtaaaaaaaatataaagaaaaaaaatatttctttctcctttcccttcgcatttatataaaaatgatgCATAGATTAATCAATATATGCATACATacctttttatgcaaattgattATGCAAATTGAGATATTTAATAAATGAGAAATGGAATCTCTGAAAGGTTTGCTATTGaaatctttataaaaaaatccaTGGCTTTTGCattgtctcttttattatccGTGCTTCCATGTGGTCAATGAAAAAAGTTAAGCTCAATGTCTTTTTTGATTTCTCATGAGATGTTTATTGCGAGTTGGACCCAGGCAACACATCTTTTAACATTTAATCTGCAACTTTtgtccttcttttttctttttctttttttaactccGACGAATTAGGGGTTCTTTAGTATAATTAGCAAATATAAAAGTGTCAACTGTATTATTGCATGCTTACAAAGTGATAATATACTCAATTGTGGAAGTTCTTATATAGCTTGTTTGGTTTcgcgtgtttttttttttttttttttttttttttttttttttttttttttttttttgagagagataggtagcactgttatgttgttgatacctttctATTTGCAATCTATGATTGAATACTGTTTCTGGTCGGAACCACTtgtattgttttgattgcgacgcctaggacgtatagggaaaactctatccgttcgacggtctgtcggcgtgcccgaacccgaccaaataggcggggcgcaGGGCGTGACAAGCACGCTttccacttcgtttatttcatttagaaataaacttagctgtaaatgtgaatcaactagaattcgaacttgggtctccggtatcaaccaccaagacctttgccacttgctctgggGACGGTCGGTAGCTTGTTTGGTTTCTGTCAGCGTTTTCTTTAATCTCTAGTAATAGTCACGCTCAGTAAAATATTTAGTAAGTAAAAGAGATTATGAAACTTCTCTTTATGTGGCAAAAAATATGTGTAGAAATGAATGTGAGGCTTAAAACTAGAAGTGCAATTGGAACTTTTTAGTTCCCTACAATCAATAGTGCTACCATAGGTTGCTGGTCAGAAGgagttttcaaaataatatttgttCTAAAAGTATTATTTAAACAGCTTTTTTCTCCGAATCACATAATACTCTACAATATTAGTGCTAAACAGATGCTTAAGACCTCTTGGCCCTGCTACAGGATATAGCGCTAGCTTTTTGTATACAGCCCGTGTAATGaatttactataaaaaaaactGTACCATGTATTTATGATTTAAAAAGGCATATTCCTTTGCTGTAGTTCTACAAGGAAGCATAAATTACaaccaaatcaaaacaaaaaagctTAGTACATTGCATAGGGGAGAACTAGACATCCTAGTATGTTGGAATATGAGACTGCTTTGGACCTTGTGAGGGACAATGTGCTCAGAGAAGCTCAGCTCTATCCATTGAGACAGCTGGAATTTTTAAAGTAATATGGAAATCAAAACTACTCAAAATTTCATATTAGTTCATATCAAGAGATACTACTACATAACAAAGAGTCTGACTACgatacttctaaaagcacaaaGTACTTAGTGTTTataagttttccaccgttaggtctatttttttttttgagaattttcaaccgttaaattatactattcaaccaaccacccattcaaccctacAGGTACGTATATCACCAAAAAACTAAAGTTTTGTAGGAATAACTGATTGATTACAAACTATCCACACTGGCACATCATGCAAACATTGGTGGCATCAGAataaattaaaggaaaaaaacacacatacattaattatttatttatatcgcATGGTTCCAAAATCCAAGCACCTGTACAGGGTAGGGTTGCATGGGGAGGAACAATTTTGGAGAAGTACACCAAATTAGCCTATTTGTATCTTTTCTAGGAAACCTACACCAATTAATGCCCATGCTATCTCCTTTAACcttatttttgctatttttagaTGTTGGTTCCACTCTATATACattgttaaagaaaagaatataccTATCATAACTTTAAGTTCTAATTACAAGAGTGATTTCTAGTAAAATATTTCTattcattcaaaaataaatattttatcaaaagtTGGAAAATACCATtacattttgaaaaaatatacttGAATCGGACTTATTCCTAAGATtgataacttttaaatttttattaggactattattaactttttctaaagtgagaaatattaatggaatggtgcatatatatataccacttCTATCTTTTTGTTCTGCTTTAAAAAATGAAGGGAAATTTTACTCATTTGATTTTgaaacatatttaaattttttccaaaactaaaagcaaaatttaaaatacttcaAGTTAATTTTACTGTGAGATATAAAGTTCACATTCCTTTGTGCCAATTTTGATTGTTGCTCCCTCACGCTAAAGCCCAGCCCAATTCATTAACTTGTTTGAGTGGGTTAATTGGGCTCGGCCCAGTTAGTGCCTTGAGAGCGAGGGGTATTTCCGTCATTTGCACTTAGGGTTTCTTCGCAATATATTCATCGATCCACGCCGCACTCTTTCGATCGCCATTATCGTCTCCGATTCGaaatttttggtcttttgaaatctctctctctctctctctctctctctctcttcggaTTCTTCAAAGAGGTGAggatttagggttagggttttaggattTGGGGTTTTGTGAATCTGGGATTTGGCTTTGTGGATCGGCTATGATGAGAAAGTATTATCAGTCATGCACCACTCTGATGCTTTCTATGTGCTGATAACAACTCTACCCATGTTTCTCTGAGCCATTTTCCGAATTggatctcttcttctttttttttttttccttttcttttttttttctgggatTAAAAAAAACGCATTTTTCTAgcgcatttttttttctctgattcttattataatttttaaatgctATTATTcgttattttttcttaaaattagatataatagaaaaaaaaaaaagtcgcatAGATAGTTTTATGGGTGGAGGACCATATGATGCGGGCCTAAGTAATGTGGCCCAACCATGATGCGGACCGAACTGCGACCTATGCGCATTGCGGAATCCTTTTTTAATATCTGATGGTTCTCTTCTCCCTTTCTATTATTTTGGCGGATttgttttgaatttgattttatttactGTTGATTCTTATCAATAGTTTCAAAAATGATTCTATGTGAAATACcttatctaaagttttttatcaattttttttcggCATTTGTTTGAGCTCAACTCAAAAAATCCTTTTTGAAAATGTTTACTCatttttctaatcctttttaAAAAGTTGCCATTTTAAGTCCTCAGATAAGAAGAGTAATTAAGAGGAAATTGCAATCCATATCAGGTCTAAATCTGACATCCTTTAGATTCCAggacttaaaaaaatttctattacaTTTTTAGGGGAAAAAATGATGAGGCAACttaaaaaatcataattatGCAGATGCTAGAGTATGAGCTTTTCACATCTAGTATGAATTTACAATTAGCATTGATCTGATGAAAATGCGATTGATGATTAAGGAAATATAAAAAAGGTATACCTCTTCACATCCGAGAATTTACagtttagccaaaaaaaaaatagtttagtttttttttttttttttgagaataagatAGATAGATTGTTAATCTTTAcatataaaaatgtatagatagTATTTGCTCTATTAAAAAGATAATTTGGATAGCATGAAATTAACAAACCTAACATTGGTAAAACTCGTATGATCAAACTTCTAGTAAGCTTAAAATTACATACAATAATCGAGCAATGAGATGGCAAAAATTAGGTTAGGCCAAAAACAAATTCAtttaaaggcaaaaaaaaagggaaactcAGAGACCACAACTTAAATTTTCAAGTTCAAAAAACCAGCTATACATTTAACCCATCTCATTGTTAGTCACACTAAACACCCCGTAGAGCAATGAAAAAGGTGAATTTTCTTTTACCATTTCTTTActggaaaaaaacaaaacaaaacaaaaaagattttGATTGCTTCTCTAAGCAAACTAGTAATCAGCGGCTCAGCGAATGCTAAGAAGCGCTTCAccaaatttgttgaatttacACTGCTGATGAGAAATGATAAGTTGGTAGCAATTCATGATAGTATTTGTTCCAGTTTGATGGAGAACCGTGTCAGCATCAATTTGTTTAGCGGAGTCCAACTGAAGCCTGCGAGTCGCCGAGCTGCTACTGCAAAAGTCTCCGCAAAAGTCTAAATCATTGGGAGAGAGGAAATGGACAGCAATTTCTCTTCTGAGACAATTGTACGAGGAGACGTCAAGGCATGCAACAAAAGCACCAAACTTATGCAGTATCTAATTAATACAAACACTCTGGatataatttagtaaaatacAACATAAGAGATTTTAGATGTACGTCATAGTTACCCTGGTATTGCAGTTTAGAGTGATCCAGTCATGAAATTTGTACAATCTCTTTGTTGCTGCAAAGAAATAAGAACATGAGCTGTGCGTCTTACAACAACAGAAAGaacacacaaaaagaaaagattatagGTCCTATATGGCCGGAGTAAATGAAATATCCCAGACAAGTAAAGATCAGTTAAATGGATATCCCTTATTCTCCAACTGTTCTATACACAATTTTCAGTCGATTCAATTCCAGTTACTATCCTGCCTGAATGAAAAAAGATGTAAAGCTCATAGTTAATAATCTACAAAGACTTAGCTAGGTATGTCCGTTTGTAGTGTGAGAACAAGATCAAAATTTAACCTAGTAAATAACTTGACACTAAAACTGGTTCGACAGTTTCACTGACTCGCATTAGTTCACCACATGAGAAAGGAACCCATGAGCATATTAACGAAAGCAAGAAACAGGCATTGCATATAGCAGGCAAAGAATCATCTGAAAAggagattaaaattttattgaaccCCTACCTTCGAAATGAATTCATTTCCTGGTTGAAGCTTTCGAAGTCCTTCAAATCAAACCAGTCTTCATTGAGCTGAAGATGAAAGCAATTGAGAGGCATTGAAAAGAGAATAACGAATAAACTAAAGCAGCAAAAGGGGGTAACAACATAACAACTTACGAAATAAGGGTATTCCTCTTGTTTGAATGTCTCTGGAGCGTTCTGCAGAAAACGGTATATGAAATAAAGAACAAATGCCCCACACTCCTCGCCATTTTTCTGTTGTGGTACCTGCAAAGAACTTATTCGCTTGGTTGCTTTCCAGGACGAAGAGGACACTCAAAAATCAGAAAAGAGAGAATAGTCACCTTGGGAATTAAAAGAGGAATTTTAGATATAAACCATTTAGTTTCTTTCCTCCcttcaaatttataaatgtcAAGTATGAACCTGGaatagaggaaaagaaaaaggaagtaagaaacattaaaaaaaaaaaaaaaaaaaaaaaaaaaaaaaaaaaaaaaaaaaaaaaaaaaaaaaaaaaacagtctCTAGCTTCCACAGACTCTAGATGCTAGATAAAATAACAAAGCAAAGGCCACTAGATGATACGTGCAGCCATGTGACAACGATAAATATAGTTGCTCATACAAATTGGAGGCATAAGTTCCAAAAAACCATAATAACTATCTGGTGCCTCTAAGATATTTGGCATCATAATGACCATAAGTCACAGAAATTCCCATACTATCAGGAGTCCGTTAACTTACAATTACTGTTGATTATGGCGCCTAAAAAAGGGCAAACAatgataaatattaaaataaaaagaagcgCCATAAGTAAATATAATCAGACCTTCTGATTGCCGGTTCCAACCTCTTTGGCCCCGTTGTATGCAGTGAATCTAATAGCAGCATGCATGGCTCTGCTGCTTTTGAGCGGCCTTTTCCCCCAAAATGACACAATATAAGGAGGCTCCAGTGTTGCCTAATATTATCACAAGTAAATAAAGCTTCCAAGTTTACGTGAAAGAATACGATATTTCGGTGAAAGTAAAACCTACCAACAGACTATGGGAACAAAAACATATTTCCTTGAAAATATTTGTTTACTCTTGATCCAACTAAGGATCTTCGGCTCTGCCACTCCATCCTTGTACAAAGAAAACCATAAACAATCAAGATACACGCAAGAGTGCCTCTTCTCTTCCGAAATCCTGCTCCATAAATCCCTagacgaaaaagaaaaaaaaataatactctCTTACAAAAGCAGCCGGAGAGAAGCGATACTTGAAATTAATAAGTGTGGAACTTACTCCAGGTAAGCTTCGAACAGGTTGGTGTCTACCTTTGTTTGATTGCTGGATCTATCGACTCGGTTATTTCTAAGTCGTTTTGCACGTCTATACTGAGGAAGCGAATCATAGAAAGAAGGCAAGGTGTTTTCAGATGTCCTCGACATCTTTGCAGCTTGCCTTGTTATGATTCTAGTACTTCTGAGGTTCCATACTAGAAACAATGAAAAATGGACACATCAGGCTATggaatatatatgtttttacagcgcctatatatatacaataatttGCTAAAATCAATCTAGATTTGGGAATCTATGATTATGTACCACTAAGATTATGTCCCATAAGCACATAGCCCTTATATTACAATACTTCTATGAGGATTAAAGCAACAAAGATTCTGGTGATGGAATATGTAccagtaagagagagagatatccATAAGACAATAATCATTGGTTATCACAAATGGTTAAATCTATGGCTATATCCCGAAATTACTTGAAAAAAAGGACATTTCCTGCTTTTATAGCTTTATTTTCAAGGCTTGAGATTTATTTACATTGCTCAGTTAATTATCTAAGACCATTAGCACTAAAAAATGGCCTCATCCCAATACAAACAACAATAAATTAGATAATCTGCGATCTAAATTAGGGCACAATGCAATCACTAATTCTCAAGAGATTAAAGGCCACAAAATAACATCTAGAATATAACATTTAATCCAATAAAAGCggaaaaattaacaaaaataagaGATTAAGGAACAGTTCACAGATTAAAAGCACGCGATCTAAACTAAATTATTCGAAAATTTCTACATCCAGTAACAAACCCTAAGGGCAAAATTTGCAGCGCAACAAGAAGAGCATCTTATAACAAACATTTGATCAGAGATAGTAAAAAATTACCCAAAaataagggggaaaaaaaaaccctaaatcgTGATCAAATCCATGGAAACAAGTGAAAAAAAGATCCTCTATCAAAGGATCGCgataggaaaaaagaaagagaaagagagagagagagagaacgggaTCTAAGCACAATTTACCCCGATTTTTTTCGCGAAACGGAGTCATCCGAGCCGCTCCAGGGGCTCTCGGGGAAATCGCTGTTCGAGCTTTTTGAGCAACAACGCAACGGAGAGAAGCTAGAAGAGAGTACGAAGCTAAACTCGGTGCTTTGTTTCGAACAGCGCACATCAGAGACGTTGCTTTAGTCGAGCGGAGATCACGAGGCTTTCGAGATCAATCGGACGGTGGTGGTGAATGCAGGTGGACGAGGAATATGTACGACGCGGCACTGAGCGGATCCCGTCGACTCCGACAAGCGGCGAGCTTTGTTCTGGTGACTtgcgtgcaccgggtgcaccacATATGTTGAATAAGACACTAGTTCAAATTATAAAAGAGTATGGAGtaatgaaaaagagaaagtcGATTTAGCTATTGATCGATCTCtctaaaaataagatattttttttatgaaattcgCAAAATTCTATAGTGTTACAAAAACTTTCAAATGCATAATTTTATCATTCTGAATAGTGTTATTCTGAATTGTGAGAAGCTCTAATaccattaaaaagaaaaactgagAAATAACTTCCGAAGTTTCAAACATGAACTTTAAGCTTAAGTTGATAGagagtatttttttaatagaatccTATCAATTAACTCAGTTTGCAGTAAAAAatggaatttttaatttacaaatttttttttgaacgcTCGAGAAATATATTGATTAAAGTCTATGATAACCCAATGAACAACAAGCCATTACGACCGACCgtctctaaagcaagtggcaaaaaatttggtggttgatactcgagattcaagttcgaattctagttgattcatatttctagctaagtttatttctgaatgaaataaacgaagcgaatagcgtgctatacctatctctaaaaaaaaaaaaaaaaaaaagccataaGGAGAAGGACTCCTTtgactttattttattttattttctaattgacacctctaaatttgattttaactcAACAGTACTGTTGATTAGGTAAAGTTCTTATTCAATTTCTCATAATAGTGTGGATGGAAACTGCTGTACCTGGAATTTTTTATTAGGGTAGAGGACATAGGcaattcatttttaaaaaatagttattaattataatattaaaaaaataaaaaagacataATTCACATAAGAATAAAGAAACAAATATTCCAAAATTAATTATGAGAAgactaatatttatttttaaatctgtatatttattagtaaataaatttttaacttataaGCTTTCAAGgctaaaattaaagaataaaatacaaaataaaagttataagaAGAAGCAATCATTCAAAAAATCCCGATCAGGTGTCACTTGGAATAGCATCGAAACGTCTCCATATTTAGGCCCATCAAGTTTCAATTGGAAAGGTAAGATATTTTGAAAAGCTGTAATCCCTAacgaaaaaatttagaaaaataaaaaaacaaattgttATGAGAACCGGCCAAAATTCGGCCAAAAAGAAGGATGGACAAGcgtaaggaaaagaaaaactattGTGGGATTAGGACGTTTTGTGAAGTACTAAATTGATTAGGCTGCTTTTGACTCGgaactaaattttggagaataatttttatcatttttgagAACAGAGAACACTCCCatataaactaaaataagtTATAAATTATATCTGGATGTTATTTGTCTGTTTCTAGAGAATATTTTTGATAGTGTTTGAATGTTAATGCTGgaataaattaatttactaattaagtatatttgtacatttttttgaaattattaatttagtagtattcaatttaaatattttttttttcgaagctAATTTAAAATACagatatctaaaataaaatagcacttattaaattaaattaatcattcaatcgatttcttttaatttactaaattaaatattaataggtCCAAATAGTGTAgcacttataaatttttttaaaaaaatctccaAAAAAAATC
The nucleotide sequence above comes from Ananas comosus cultivar F153 linkage group 17, ASM154086v1, whole genome shotgun sequence. Encoded proteins:
- the LOC109723144 gene encoding ubiquitin-like-specific protease 1D isoform X1, with protein sequence MTPFREKNRVWNLRSTRIITRQAAKMSRTSENTLPSFYDSLPQYRRAKRLRNNRVDRSSNQTKVDTNLFEAYLEDLWSRISEEKRHSCVYLDCLWFSLYKDGVAEPKILSWIKSKQIFSRKYVFVPIVCWQHWSLLILCHFGGKGRSKAAEPCMLLLDSLHTTGPKRLEPAIRRFILDIYKFEGRKETKWFISKIPLLIPKVPQQKNGEECGAFVLYFIYRFLQNAPETFKQEEYPYFLNEDWFDLKDFESFNQEMNSFRSNKEIVQIS
- the LOC109723144 gene encoding ubiquitin-like-specific protease 1D isoform X2 yields the protein MIRFLSIDVQNDLEITESIDPAIKQRDLWSRISEEKRHSCVYLDCLWFSLYKDGVAEPKILSWIKSKQIFSRKYVFVPIVCWQHWSLLILCHFGGKGRSKAAEPCMLLLDSLHTTGPKRLEPAIRRFILDIYKFEGRKETKWFISKIPLLIPKVPQQKNGEECGAFVLYFIYRFLQNAPETFKQEEYPYFLNEDWFDLKDFESFNQEMNSFRSNKEIVQIS